The following proteins are encoded in a genomic region of Candidatus Leptovillus gracilis:
- a CDS encoding glutamate-5-semialdehyde dehydrogenase encodes MTDLMAVGKAAKAASRVLATLPTARKNDALRAIADEIEAQTAVILAQNELDIADGRARGLSDALLDRLLLTETRVAALAADTRNVAALPDPVGADIESRMLPNGMRLVRRRIPIGVLGVIYEARPNVTIDIAALSLKTGNAAILRGGSETLRSNLALVNVIQTTLEKAGLPTSAVQYIANPDRALVAELLKLDQYVDMIIPRGGAGLHQLCKEQSTIPVITGGIGICHLYVDASADLTRAIDIIENSKVQRPSVCNALDTLLVHPAVAETLLPPLAARLAQSGVELRATADAYNILARGDHEARVVLAGPDDFDQEWLALILGVHVVADVEEAIAFIQTHTTEHTESILTNDWTIANRFVAALSSAAIFVNASTRFNDGGQFGLGAEVAVSTQKLHARGPMGLEELTTYQWIGYGDGHVRP; translated from the coding sequence ATGACCGACTTGATGGCTGTGGGAAAAGCAGCAAAAGCGGCCAGCCGGGTGCTGGCGACGCTGCCGACAGCGCGTAAAAATGACGCACTGCGCGCAATTGCCGACGAAATTGAGGCGCAAACGGCCGTTATCCTGGCCCAGAACGAGTTAGACATTGCCGACGGCCGTGCCCGCGGACTGTCCGACGCCCTGTTAGACCGCCTGCTGCTCACCGAGACGCGCGTCGCTGCCCTGGCCGCCGATACGCGCAACGTGGCCGCCCTGCCAGACCCCGTCGGCGCAGACATCGAAAGCCGGATGCTGCCTAACGGGATGCGCCTGGTACGCCGCCGCATCCCCATTGGCGTGTTGGGCGTCATTTACGAAGCCCGACCCAACGTCACCATAGACATCGCCGCCCTCAGTCTAAAGACCGGCAACGCCGCCATTTTGCGCGGCGGCAGCGAAACACTACGCAGCAATCTGGCCCTGGTCAACGTCATCCAAACCACGCTGGAAAAAGCAGGGCTGCCCACAAGCGCGGTGCAGTACATCGCCAATCCAGACCGCGCTCTGGTCGCCGAACTGCTAAAGCTGGACCAATACGTAGACATGATCATCCCGCGTGGTGGGGCGGGCCTGCACCAGCTGTGCAAAGAGCAAAGCACTATCCCGGTCATCACCGGCGGCATCGGCATTTGCCACTTGTACGTGGACGCCAGCGCCGACCTGACCCGCGCCATAGACATCATCGAAAACAGCAAAGTGCAGCGCCCCAGTGTATGCAACGCCCTGGATACGCTGCTGGTTCATCCGGCGGTGGCGGAGACTCTGCTGCCGCCGCTGGCAGCGCGCCTGGCGCAAAGCGGCGTGGAGCTGCGGGCCACGGCTGACGCCTACAACATCCTGGCGCGCGGCGATCATGAAGCGCGGGTCGTTCTGGCTGGGCCGGACGATTTCGACCAGGAATGGCTGGCGCTGATTCTGGGGGTGCATGTGGTGGCCGACGTAGAGGAAGCCATCGCCTTCATCCAGACGCACACCACCGAACACACCGAGAGCATTCTCACCAACGATTGGACCATCGCCAACCGCTTTGTGGCGGCGCTGAGTTCGGCGGCGATTTTTGTGAACGCCAGCACGCGCTTTAACGATGGGGGGCAGTTTGGCCTGGGCGCGGAAGTCGCCGTCAGCACGCAAAAGCTGCACGCTCGCGGCCCCATGGGGCTGGAAGAGCTAACAACATATCAATGGATCGGGTATGGCGATGGGCATGTACGGCCGTAA
- the proB gene encoding glutamate 5-kinase translates to MYQRIVIKLGTSVLTGGAPRLDWPHMVDLARQCAALQAQGKDIIICSSGAVAAGRQRLDFPDLPPTLASKQLLAAVGQSWLMWNWERFFEIYGIHVGQMLLTRADTENRRRFLNARDTLQALLSYRVVPIINENDAVATEEIRVGDNDNLSALVAILAEADLLVLLTDQPGLFTADPRTNPDAELIPEVRTIDETLRKLASGSGTTLGTGGMATKLQAADVARRAGTDVVIAAGAVPDVILRVAEGERVGTRFPALETPLENRKRWIFAGPKPAGVLVIDDGAARALVGNGRSLLPAGIIQVQGHFERADTVSIQTAVGQELARGISRYASSDLARICGCQSQEIEARLGYTYGPVAVHRNDLILV, encoded by the coding sequence ATGTACCAACGTATTGTCATCAAACTCGGAACCAGCGTGCTGACCGGTGGCGCACCGCGCCTGGATTGGCCCCACATGGTAGACCTGGCGCGGCAGTGCGCCGCGCTGCAAGCCCAGGGCAAAGACATCATCATCTGCTCCTCCGGGGCAGTGGCCGCCGGCCGACAACGGCTGGATTTCCCCGATTTACCACCCACCCTGGCCAGCAAGCAGTTATTGGCCGCCGTTGGTCAGAGCTGGCTGATGTGGAACTGGGAGCGCTTTTTTGAAATTTACGGCATCCACGTCGGCCAGATGCTGCTTACCCGCGCCGACACAGAAAACCGCCGCCGCTTCCTCAATGCCCGCGACACCCTTCAGGCGCTGTTGTCTTACCGCGTCGTGCCGATCATCAATGAAAACGACGCCGTGGCCACCGAAGAAATCCGCGTGGGAGACAACGATAATCTGTCGGCGTTGGTGGCGATTTTAGCCGAGGCGGATTTGTTGGTCCTGCTCACCGACCAGCCTGGCCTGTTCACCGCCGACCCGCGCACCAATCCCGACGCCGAATTGATTCCCGAAGTGCGCACCATTGATGAGACGCTGCGCAAACTCGCCAGCGGCAGCGGCACAACGCTGGGCACAGGCGGCATGGCGACCAAACTTCAGGCCGCCGATGTGGCCCGACGCGCCGGAACTGATGTGGTCATCGCCGCCGGCGCCGTCCCAGACGTGATTTTGCGCGTCGCCGAGGGCGAGCGGGTAGGCACTCGCTTCCCGGCGCTGGAAACGCCCCTGGAGAATCGCAAACGCTGGATTTTTGCCGGGCCAAAACCGGCCGGCGTTTTAGTGATTGACGATGGGGCGGCGCGGGCGTTGGTGGGCAACGGCCGTTCCCTCCTCCCCGCCGGCATCATCCAGGTACAAGGCCACTTTGAACGCGCCGACACCGTGAGCATCCAGACGGCCGTTGGGCAAGAACTGGCTCGCGGCATCAGCCGTTATGCCAGCAGCGATCTGGCCCGCATTTGCGGCTGCCAATCCCAAGAGATCGAAGCGCGTTTGGGCTACACCTACGGCCCCGTCGCCGTTCATCGCAACGATTTGATACTGGTGTGA
- a CDS encoding PspC domain-containing protein, whose amino-acid sequence MKEKRLTRKRHGRMLFGVSGGLAEYMNIDPVIVRLAFVLMTLLHGWGLLIYAVLAIVMPEEGDVVAKVHPFDEEEIVIKDAS is encoded by the coding sequence ATGAAAGAAAAACGATTAACCCGTAAACGTCACGGCCGTATGCTTTTTGGCGTCTCCGGTGGTCTGGCTGAATATATGAACATCGATCCGGTGATTGTGCGCCTGGCGTTTGTCTTGATGACGCTTCTGCACGGTTGGGGTTTGCTGATTTATGCCGTCCTGGCCATTGTGATGCCGGAAGAAGGCGACGTGGTAGCGAAAGTCCATCCGTTCGACGAAGAAGAAATCGTAATCAAAGACGCTTCTTGA
- a CDS encoding PspA/IM30 family protein: protein MASLYQKLRTLFRASLHEAADKALQKSDLAVYDEYIRQAEREVDEFKRSITPMFAQVKTTRRRREALADKAAALDLMVDQFLKTGKRTEAMVTQKQFSSIMDMIRTYDSSLVKQVTAAETLKDVEVKLEGRLAIAKQEREELAYLLQLAKSKELSTKAMQSLDNLINENDFEVSRAAENIRRRLDHADAAWEVQASSLDQQLDDAMQSLEVEAELAARMERLGL from the coding sequence ATGGCTTCTTTATACCAAAAACTACGTACCCTCTTCCGCGCCTCTTTGCACGAGGCCGCCGACAAAGCATTGCAAAAAAGCGACCTGGCCGTTTACGATGAATACATTCGCCAGGCCGAACGCGAGGTGGACGAGTTCAAACGCTCCATCACGCCGATGTTCGCCCAGGTAAAAACCACCCGGCGGCGGCGCGAAGCTCTGGCCGACAAAGCGGCGGCCCTGGACCTGATGGTAGACCAGTTTCTAAAAACCGGTAAACGGACCGAAGCCATGGTCACCCAAAAGCAGTTTAGCTCCATCATGGACATGATCCGCACCTACGACAGTTCGCTGGTCAAACAGGTGACGGCCGCCGAAACCCTGAAAGACGTAGAAGTCAAACTGGAAGGTCGCCTGGCCATCGCCAAACAAGAACGCGAGGAGTTGGCCTACCTGCTCCAACTTGCCAAATCCAAAGAACTATCCACCAAAGCAATGCAATCGCTGGATAACCTCATCAACGAAAACGATTTTGAAGTGTCGCGGGCGGCGGAAAACATCCGCCGCCGCCTGGACCACGCCGACGCCGCCTGGGAAGTGCAGGCCAGCAGCCTGGACCAGCAGCTAGACGACGCCATGCAAAGCCTGGAAGTGGAAGCTGAATTGGCCGCCCGCATGGAACGCCTGGGACTTTAA
- a CDS encoding CpsD/CapB family tyrosine-protein kinase yields the protein MNLITLTDPRSPVSEAYRTLRTNLSFYSLDNPLRSLVVTSPASGEEKSVTVANLAVTMAQSGRRTVLVDCDLRRPSLHTFFGLNNDTGLTSMILNEDAKPPLQATSVENLWLLASGPKPPNPADLLGSRKIDQLIAALTKEYDVVLFDAPPVIAVTDAAVLGAKVDGVLLVISAGKSRRDHAERAKEMLEKAKVRIIGVALTNAPKDSGIDGYYG from the coding sequence ATGAATCTAATAACATTAACCGATCCCCGTTCGCCAGTAAGTGAAGCGTACCGGACGCTGCGAACGAATTTGTCGTTTTACAGCCTGGATAACCCCCTGCGCAGTTTGGTGGTCACGTCGCCGGCTTCGGGCGAAGAAAAGAGCGTGACGGTGGCAAATCTGGCCGTGACGATGGCCCAGAGCGGCCGCCGCACGGTGTTGGTGGATTGTGATCTACGACGGCCGTCGCTGCATACCTTCTTCGGCCTCAACAACGACACCGGCCTGACCAGCATGATCCTCAATGAGGACGCCAAACCGCCGCTGCAAGCCACCAGCGTCGAAAACCTCTGGCTGCTGGCTTCCGGTCCCAAACCGCCAAACCCGGCCGATTTGCTCGGTTCGCGCAAAATAGACCAGCTCATCGCCGCGCTTACCAAAGAGTATGACGTGGTGTTGTTCGACGCGCCGCCGGTGATTGCTGTGACCGACGCGGCCGTTTTAGGTGCGAAGGTTGACGGCGTGCTGCTGGTCATCAGCGCCGGTAAATCGCGTCGCGACCACGCCGAGCGGGCCAAAGAGATGCTGGAAAAAGCCAAAGTACGCATCATTGGCGTTGCCCTGACCAATGCACCCAAAGACAGCGGCATAGATGGCTACTACGGCTAG
- a CDS encoding glucose-1-phosphate thymidylyltransferase produces MKGLILSGGKGSRLYPLTFSNAKQLIPVANKPVLFRVIETIRDAGITDIGIVVGDTAPKIIEAVGRGGRWGVNISYIEQSQPLGLAHAVKISQDFLGDDRFVMFLGDNVIEGGISPLIAQFASSQWNSQIVLTRIEHPEQYGVAELGEGGQIVRLVEKPKNPPSDLALVGIYMFDHHIFQAVNAISPSWRGELEITDAIQWLVDNQFVVHPYIHRGWWIDTGAPGDMLEANDLVLEEITYEIEGYVDRDSQVGRRVTIQRGAEIINSVVRGPSIIGENTRIVNSYVGPFTSIGHDCQVENSEIEHSMVLDNSQIKDIGTRIQESLIGRNVIISRSPIKPKALKLTVADHSQIGIL; encoded by the coding sequence ATGAAAGGTTTGATTCTCAGCGGCGGCAAAGGCTCTCGCTTGTATCCATTAACATTTTCCAATGCCAAACAACTGATCCCCGTCGCCAATAAACCGGTTTTGTTCCGAGTGATTGAAACCATCCGCGATGCGGGCATCACGGATATCGGCATCGTTGTCGGTGACACCGCCCCTAAAATCATCGAGGCGGTGGGGCGTGGTGGCCGGTGGGGTGTGAATATCTCCTATATTGAACAAAGCCAGCCGTTGGGCCTGGCTCATGCCGTCAAAATCTCCCAGGATTTTCTGGGCGACGACCGCTTTGTGATGTTTTTAGGCGACAACGTGATTGAGGGCGGCATCAGCCCGTTGATTGCGCAGTTTGCCAGCAGCCAATGGAACAGCCAGATCGTCCTGACGCGCATCGAACACCCGGAACAATACGGCGTCGCCGAACTGGGTGAGGGTGGCCAGATCGTCCGCCTGGTCGAAAAACCCAAAAATCCCCCCAGTGATCTGGCCCTGGTTGGCATTTACATGTTCGACCACCACATCTTCCAGGCAGTAAACGCCATTTCGCCCTCCTGGCGCGGCGAGTTGGAGATCACCGACGCCATTCAATGGCTGGTGGACAACCAATTCGTGGTGCATCCCTACATCCACCGCGGCTGGTGGATTGATACCGGCGCGCCCGGCGACATGCTGGAAGCCAATGACCTGGTATTGGAAGAGATTACTTACGAGATTGAAGGCTACGTGGATCGGGACAGCCAGGTGGGGCGGCGCGTGACAATTCAGCGCGGCGCGGAGATCATTAACAGCGTGGTGCGTGGTCCATCCATCATCGGCGAAAATACGCGCATCGTTAACAGCTATGTTGGCCCCTTTACCAGCATCGGCCACGACTGCCAGGTTGAAAACAGCGAGATCGAACATTCGATGGTTCTGGACAACAGCCAGATTAAAGATATTGGCACACGCATCCAGGAGAGCCTGATCGGTCGCAACGTCATCATCAGCCGCTCGCCGATCAAACCCAAAGCGCTTAAACTAACCGTCGCCGACCACAGCCAGATCGGTATCTTGTAG
- a CDS encoding UTP--glucose-1-phosphate uridylyltransferase — MQAARQPRVFIEAFADYYAQLAEGHTGLIAEADIEPVKKLPDLESFPAKQALLGKRALAKTAVIKLNGGLGTSMGLEQAKSLLPVKNDLTFLDIIARQSIKSNVPLTLMNSFATESDSLRALQFYNDLNRRTLPLSFLQHKQPKIVQADLSPASWPQDPGLEWCPPGHGDIYTALVTRGALSALLSQNMEYAFVSNADNLGAVIDLSILGYMVENNIPFLMEVADRTEMDKKGGHLAQRADGQLLLRESAQCPPEDKAAFQDIGRHRYFNTNNLWIHLPSLRQLMLTRSNKLGLPMIRNSKTVDPRDPDSTPVFQLETAMGSAIAVFSNSQAVRVPRSRFAPVKKTDDLLAVRSDAYSLTGDFHVIPNPDRIYPNVLVELDPAHYQFINDLNERFHFGPPSLVNARSFVVQGDFRFGKDVVCKGDVRLINESGQRKFIADNTVLEGEIRF, encoded by the coding sequence ATGCAGGCTGCGCGCCAGCCCAGGGTGTTTATTGAGGCTTTTGCCGATTATTACGCACAGTTGGCCGAGGGCCATACCGGGCTGATTGCCGAGGCGGACATTGAACCGGTGAAGAAGCTGCCGGACTTAGAGAGTTTTCCGGCGAAGCAGGCTTTGTTGGGCAAGCGGGCGTTGGCGAAAACGGCCGTTATCAAACTCAACGGTGGCTTAGGAACCAGCATGGGGCTGGAACAGGCCAAATCTTTGCTGCCCGTCAAAAACGACCTCACCTTCCTGGACATCATCGCCCGCCAATCTATCAAATCCAACGTCCCGTTGACCCTGATGAACAGCTTTGCCACCGAAAGCGATTCCCTACGGGCGCTGCAATTCTACAATGATCTGAATCGGCGTACGCTCCCCCTCAGTTTTTTGCAGCACAAACAGCCCAAAATTGTGCAAGCCGACCTCTCCCCGGCAAGCTGGCCGCAAGACCCTGGTCTGGAATGGTGTCCACCGGGACACGGCGACATTTACACGGCCCTGGTCACGCGCGGCGCGCTCAGCGCCCTGCTGTCGCAGAACATGGAATATGCCTTCGTCTCCAACGCCGATAACCTGGGCGCGGTGATAGATCTGAGCATCCTGGGCTATATGGTTGAAAACAACATCCCCTTCCTGATGGAAGTAGCCGACCGCACCGAGATGGACAAAAAAGGCGGCCACCTGGCCCAGCGCGCCGACGGCCAGCTTTTGCTGCGCGAATCGGCGCAGTGCCCGCCGGAGGACAAAGCAGCCTTTCAAGACATCGGCCGTCATCGCTACTTCAACACCAACAATTTGTGGATACACCTGCCGTCGCTGCGCCAACTGATGTTAACGCGCAGTAACAAATTAGGCCTGCCCATGATCCGTAACAGCAAGACTGTAGACCCCCGCGACCCTGATTCTACGCCGGTTTTCCAACTGGAAACAGCCATGGGGTCGGCCATTGCTGTCTTTTCCAACTCCCAGGCGGTGCGCGTGCCGCGCTCGCGCTTTGCGCCGGTCAAAAAAACCGATGATCTGCTGGCGGTGCGCTCCGACGCCTACAGCCTGACCGGTGATTTCCACGTAATTCCCAACCCGGATCGGATTTACCCAAATGTTTTGGTCGAGTTGGACCCGGCGCATTACCAGTTTATCAATGACCTGAACGAGCGGTTCCATTTTGGACCGCCCTCGCTGGTGAATGCGCGCAGCTTTGTGGTGCAGGGAGATTTTCGTTTTGGCAAGGATGTGGTGTGCAAGGGGGATGTGCGGCTGATCAATGAATCGGGGCAGCGCAAGTTTATTGCCGATAACACGGTGTTGGAGGGCGAAATTCGGTTTTAG
- a CDS encoding NYN domain-containing protein: protein MHYIIDGHNLIGKMPDISLEDPNDEVRLVMRLKSWVAESKQRQVTLFFDGGVPGGHVNRLSSRGLKVIFAPSGQTADS, encoded by the coding sequence ATGCACTACATCATTGACGGCCACAACCTCATCGGCAAAATGCCGGATATTTCCTTAGAAGACCCCAACGATGAGGTACGTCTGGTCATGCGCCTGAAAAGCTGGGTCGCCGAAAGCAAACAGCGCCAGGTGACACTGTTTTTTGATGGCGGTGTGCCCGGCGGGCACGTCAATCGACTGTCCAGCCGCGGCCTGAAAGTGATTTTTGCCCCTTCCGGCCAGACGGCCGATTCCTGA
- a CDS encoding universal stress protein: MYKKILVPLDGSERAEAILPHVTEMALCNQASVILLQVVEREIVLISPYDPLTSFESEHLVARQMADAETYLAQKCAQLQELGITARSRSERGVVAETIIEVAEEENVELIAMASHGRSGLSRVIFGSTATGVLQRAQQPLLLIRSS, encoded by the coding sequence ATGTATAAAAAAATTTTGGTCCCACTGGATGGTTCGGAACGCGCCGAAGCCATTTTGCCGCATGTGACCGAGATGGCGCTGTGCAATCAGGCGTCGGTCATATTGCTGCAAGTGGTTGAGCGCGAGATCGTTCTGATCAGCCCCTACGACCCACTGACCTCGTTCGAGTCTGAACACCTGGTCGCCCGCCAGATGGCTGACGCGGAAACCTATCTGGCGCAGAAATGCGCCCAACTGCAAGAGCTGGGCATCACTGCTCGCAGCCGCAGCGAACGCGGCGTGGTTGCAGAGACGATTATCGAGGTCGCTGAGGAAGAAAACGTGGAGCTGATTGCGATGGCCAGCCACGGCCGCAGCGGGTTGTCTCGCGTTATTTTTGGCAGCACGGCCACCGGCGTGCTGCAACGCGCGCAGCAGCCTTTGCTGCTTATCCGTTCTAGCTAG
- the ppk1 gene encoding polyphosphate kinase 1 codes for MTTHDLQRTEEGVQAGDTAVSSPPPTPTANNPEAPQQPLSIPWAVRPQEVPENASLKHPSLYFNQELGWIDFNWRVLHLALDERVPLLERVKFVAITASNLDEFIQKRVGALKQLDAAGVRTLSADGRTPNQQLILLRQAIITMHRTMTETWEQVLKPALRQQAGIVIQDYADLSGRQKEKLAAYFHAEIHPILTPLAVDPGHPFPFISNLSLSLAVILRNPAQDTIHFARLKSPPQRWIHVPADPPHTQPNCQYFLPVEQLIAHHAGDLFPSMEIVNVHPFRITRNADLLRDEEEADDLLKMISAELRQRRFASVVRLEVDHDMPDYNRRLLIRELNLQNEDVYEVNGLINLTDCFAIAAINKPAFRDEPWEPVTPSRLLRENESKNSKDIFAIIRKGDLLVHHPYESFTASVQRLVEEAAVDPQVLAIKLTLYRTSDESPIVAALKRAAENGKQVAVLVEVKARFDEANNIEWAQQLETTGVHVTYGLVGLKTHTKATLVVRQEQDGLRIYSHIGTGNYHPKTARLYTDLGLLTCDPAIGRDMVNLFHFLTGYAPGQQYERLLLAPRYMRQAFTDLIQQEIDNVARFGNGRIIAKMNALDDVKMIRELYAAAQAGVQIDLILRGHCQLRPGLPGYSENIRVISILGRFLEHDRVFYFHNNGAPRLYVGSADWRARNLNDRVELITPIEEPALQQRLVALLEMALSDNYLAWDLHADGRYTLRHPAPDEPERNFHELLMKQARKRSKKEKNKRY; via the coding sequence ATGACCACACATGATTTGCAACGAACAGAGGAAGGGGTGCAGGCAGGGGACACGGCCGTATCCTCTCCGCCACCCACGCCCACTGCCAACAACCCAGAAGCGCCCCAACAACCCCTCTCCATTCCCTGGGCTGTCAGGCCGCAAGAGGTACCAGAAAACGCCAGCCTGAAACATCCGTCGCTTTACTTCAACCAGGAACTTGGCTGGATAGATTTTAACTGGCGCGTCCTCCACCTGGCTCTGGACGAGCGCGTCCCACTGCTGGAACGGGTGAAGTTTGTGGCGATTACCGCCAGCAACCTGGACGAGTTTATCCAAAAACGGGTGGGCGCCCTGAAACAGTTGGACGCTGCCGGAGTACGGACGTTGTCGGCCGACGGCCGTACCCCCAACCAACAACTCATCCTCCTACGCCAGGCCATCATCACCATGCACCGCACCATGACCGAAACCTGGGAACAGGTCCTAAAACCCGCCCTGCGCCAGCAAGCCGGCATTGTCATCCAGGATTACGCCGACCTCAGCGGCCGGCAAAAAGAGAAACTAGCCGCCTATTTTCACGCCGAAATCCACCCCATCCTCACCCCATTGGCCGTTGATCCCGGCCACCCCTTTCCCTTCATCTCCAACCTCAGCCTATCGCTGGCCGTTATTCTGCGCAATCCAGCACAAGACACCATTCATTTTGCCCGCCTGAAGTCACCCCCCCAACGCTGGATTCACGTCCCGGCCGATCCACCCCACACCCAACCCAACTGCCAATACTTTCTGCCGGTGGAACAGTTGATCGCCCACCACGCCGGCGACTTATTCCCCAGCATGGAGATCGTCAACGTCCACCCCTTCCGCATCACCCGCAACGCCGACCTGCTGCGCGACGAAGAAGAGGCTGATGATTTGCTGAAAATGATTTCGGCTGAACTGCGACAGCGGCGCTTTGCCTCTGTGGTGCGGTTGGAAGTAGACCACGACATGCCCGATTACAACCGCCGTCTGCTCATCCGTGAACTGAATCTACAAAACGAAGACGTGTACGAGGTCAATGGCCTGATCAACCTGACAGATTGCTTTGCCATCGCCGCCATCAACAAACCTGCATTCCGCGATGAACCGTGGGAACCTGTTACGCCATCCCGTTTGCTACGCGAAAACGAATCCAAGAACAGCAAAGACATCTTCGCCATCATTCGCAAGGGGGATTTGCTGGTCCACCACCCTTACGAGTCATTCACCGCCAGCGTGCAGCGTCTGGTGGAAGAAGCGGCCGTTGATCCCCAGGTGTTAGCCATCAAACTAACCCTTTACCGCACATCGGATGAATCGCCCATTGTGGCCGCCCTGAAACGGGCGGCCGAAAACGGCAAACAAGTGGCCGTGCTGGTGGAAGTGAAAGCCCGTTTCGACGAGGCCAACAACATCGAATGGGCGCAGCAGTTGGAAACCACCGGCGTGCATGTGACCTATGGCCTGGTTGGACTGAAAACCCATACCAAAGCCACGCTGGTGGTGCGCCAGGAGCAGGACGGGCTGCGCATCTATTCGCACATTGGCACGGGCAACTACCATCCTAAAACGGCGCGGCTTTACACCGATTTGGGCCTGCTGACGTGTGACCCGGCCATCGGGCGGGACATGGTGAACCTGTTCCATTTTCTCACGGGGTATGCGCCGGGCCAGCAGTATGAGCGGCTGTTGCTGGCTCCCCGCTACATGCGTCAGGCGTTTACGGACCTGATTCAGCAGGAGATTGACAATGTGGCGCGGTTTGGCAACGGCCGTATCATCGCCAAAATGAATGCCCTGGACGACGTGAAGATGATCCGCGAGTTGTACGCGGCGGCGCAGGCCGGCGTGCAAATAGACCTCATCTTGCGTGGGCACTGCCAGCTGCGCCCCGGTCTGCCGGGTTACAGCGAAAACATTCGTGTTATCAGCATTTTGGGTCGCTTTTTGGAGCATGACCGCGTCTTCTACTTCCACAACAATGGCGCGCCGCGCCTGTATGTCGGCAGCGCCGACTGGCGGGCGCGCAACCTCAATGACCGGGTGGAACTGATCACGCCCATAGAGGAGCCAGCCTTGCAGCAGCGTCTAGTCGCCCTGCTGGAAATGGCCCTGAGCGACAACTACCTGGCCTGGGATTTGCACGCCGACGGCCGTTACACCCTGCGCCACCCCGCCCCCGACGAGCCAGAACGCAACTTCCACGAACTGCTCATGAAACAGGCGCGTAAACGCAGTAAAAAGGAAAAGAATAAGCGATATTGA
- the map gene encoding type I methionyl aminopeptidase, with protein sequence MRGRLKNEREIAKMRVSGRMVAECFALLQENIKPGVSLRVLDQLAENYIHKQGAEPLYKGYQGSAADHPPFPGVICASVNHEICHGLPNDRFLKEGDVVGIDIGLRYKGYCGDACVTFPVGKVAPATEHLLAVGQEALRVGIEAAQPGNYLNDIGQAIHDYADSQHVSVVREWGGHGLGRVLHEPLSISHVRQATRGPQLRPGMTFTIEPMINAGTHEWVLLKDGWTVITADGSLSVQFEHSLAITRHGPEILTRL encoded by the coding sequence ATGCGGGGTCGTCTTAAAAATGAACGAGAAATCGCCAAAATGCGTGTCTCCGGGCGCATGGTGGCTGAATGTTTTGCATTGCTCCAGGAAAATATCAAACCTGGCGTTAGTTTGCGAGTCCTGGACCAGCTTGCTGAAAATTATATTCACAAACAAGGCGCCGAGCCATTATATAAAGGATATCAGGGCAGCGCCGCTGATCATCCACCCTTTCCGGGCGTTATCTGCGCTTCGGTAAACCATGAAATTTGTCACGGCCTGCCCAACGACCGCTTTCTGAAGGAAGGCGACGTGGTGGGCATTGACATTGGCCTGCGCTACAAGGGGTACTGCGGCGATGCCTGCGTCACTTTTCCGGTAGGTAAAGTAGCGCCGGCAACCGAGCATTTGTTAGCCGTTGGTCAGGAAGCGCTGCGGGTCGGCATTGAAGCGGCTCAGCCGGGCAATTACCTCAACGACATTGGTCAGGCAATCCATGATTATGCCGATTCGCAGCATGTGTCGGTGGTGCGGGAATGGGGCGGGCACGGGCTGGGGCGTGTGCTGCACGAGCCGCTGTCTATCTCCCATGTGCGGCAAGCAACGCGCGGACCTCAGCTTCGTCCGGGAATGACCTTCACCATTGAGCCGATGATTAATGCGGGCACGCATGAATGGGTGCTGCTCAAAGATGGTTGGACGGTGATCACCGCCGATGGGTCGCTGTCGGTGCAGTTTGAACACAGCCTGGCAATTACCCGGCATGGGCCAGAAATTCTGACGCGGCTTTAG